A window from Quercus lobata isolate SW786 unplaced genomic scaffold, ValleyOak3.0 Primary Assembly Scq3eQI_89, whole genome shotgun sequence encodes these proteins:
- the LOC115973330 gene encoding uncharacterized protein LOC115973330: MFQGQSSQQVPKGYIIPGREIPKWFEKANISDTLVASRYYSSVGPTIIKKVKIQLPGSGSGSGCDEWWGIVLCFVFKPTEERNHDYQLDYLFEVDECLMTYYAFGLGDPTFFIKIMAEYGGEWSRTYYTSEYVKVESHHLWLHSLDFRC; this comes from the coding sequence GGACAAAGTAGTCAACAAGTTCCAAAAGGTTATATTATTCCTGGAAGGGAAATTCCGAAGTGGTTTGAAAAAGCAAACATATCTGATACTTTAGTGGCCTCTCGTTATTATTCATCTGTGGGACccactataataaaaaaagtgaagatACAATTGCCTGGGTCTGGGTCTGGGTCAGGGTGTGATGAGTGGTGGGGAATTGTTTTGTGCTTTGTTTTTAAACCCACCGAGGAGCGTAATCATGATTACCAACTGGACTATCTCTTTGAAGTGGATGAATGCCTAATGACTTATTACGCATTTGGACTTGGAGAccctactttttttattaaaattatggcAGAATATGGAGGGGAATGGTCTCGTACATATTATACGTCAGAATATGTTAAAGTGGAATCGCATCATCTTTGGCTGCATAGTCTGGATTTTCGTTGCTAA
- the LOC115973331 gene encoding serine/threonine-protein phosphatase 7 long form homolog: MQIHRYARCYILALIGDKLFMDKSEDRVHLMFLEFLRNLRDPPQYSWGSGCLAWLYRELCRASEKGASQIGGACTLVQYWAWARLPFLCPRIEPPPGCDYGPWPYAPLASKWVRVPSPKSRPFGMALVHYRELLVKM, from the exons ATGCAGATACACCGGTATGCCCGGTGCTATATTTTAGCGCTAATAGGGGACAAACTTTTCATGGACAAGTCAGAAGATAGGGTGCATTTGATGTTCCTAGAGTTCCTGCGTAACCTTCGTGATCCGCCACAGTATAGTTGGGGTAGTGGTTGCCTGGCCTGGTTATATAGGGAGTTGTGTCGGGCAAGCGAGAAAGGGGCATCGCAGATTGGTGGGGCGTGCACGTTGGTCCAGTATTGGGCATGGGCAAGGTTGCCATTCTTGTGCCCGAGAATAGAGCCCCCACCTGGATGTGATTATGGCCCATGGCCATATGCTCCACTTGCATCTAA GTGGGTGCGGGTGCCAAGCCCGAAGAGTAGGCCATTCGGCATGGCCTTGGTCCACTATCGCGAGCTATTAGTTAAAATGTAG
- the LOC115973332 gene encoding uncharacterized protein LOC115973332 — MPEIDIILYHGGPLKNVNANKGLPFEGPGIKTYYTQIDRRLKTLDELKMMVMEELCKNPAVHNIHITYRMPNEILKHRINYKYMAIEADKHVKIMFDKLERIPEVTNIELYIQLEPRAEVGIEEEIQQTQTSLQVTVPDAQYQYFTHDEDDDYVDENIAINGEDFGDRDEIEDMIEQGDFRDFERDIDDDETLDGSQPDAYNVLSVQNITDTIPVYSPPALSFSENTLENLFDPSHIETPFVSSWREGMNLCKDLTFANKMEVQRILTKCALKENKHFIISRSTTTKLCAKCVDESCTWYVCVVMKPKFHNLWMVTVYKGPHTCIWTGVRNDGRMMSCKFIADDILKKLCEDHTTPIKHLRSMIESKYEGQKPSYYKVWDAKEKAIEKMFGNWEESYQRLQKLLMAYIDQDPTTQVFYRTISTGEDDTVFLNYVFWSFGPSIDGFKYCKPVISIDGTHLYGKYQGKLLVAMATDANNKVFPLAFAIVDSESGSSWRWFLQCLRDAIGRVIPDEGICVISDRHLGIKNAIANWPRRDDGRALVFHRYCLRHVASNFNTHFQNSTLKSAALKAGYASQAVKFTSIMETIKQAEIEAIRNKKKLTGKDGKEKNQDYLPYTYLMSESVDMWTQSHDGGRRFGAMTTNISECFNGVLKGARGLPIAALVEFTWNKLVSYFHDRRKEYLFEFSEGKKWSKYAFSKWDENKSKSEKHYLKPFSNEELIFQIVTQLNTCSAGGGNHSYEVRLQERTCSCGKWQNIGIPCSHAIRVCDYLNIDSTTYIHPCYGLNNAINTYEHAFVIPKSPGLWRDPIGPKWLPNPALLRAKGRPVKSRIRNEMDGVRNKE, encoded by the exons ATGCCTGAAATTGATATAATCCTATATCACGGTGGTCCGCTTAAGAATGTGAATGCGAACAAGGGATTGCCATTTGAAGGGCCGGGTATAAAGACCTATTATACCCAAATTGATCGTAGGTTGAAGACCCTTGACGAATTGAAGATGATGGTTATGGAAGAGTTGTGTAAGAACCCTGCTGTGCACAACATACACATTACTTATCGCATGCCAAATGAAATCCTGAAGCATCGGATTAATTACAAGTACATGGCGATAGAAGCAGACAAACATGTGAAGATCATGTTTGACAAGTTGGAGAGAATACCTGAAGTAACTAACATTGAGTTGTACATACAGTTGGAGCCACGTGCAGAAGTTGGTATTGAGGAGGAAATCCAGCAAACACAAACAAGTTTACAAGTTACAGTTCCAGATGCTCAATACCAGTATTTTACACAT gatgaggatgatgactaTGTTGATGAAAATATTGCCATTAACGGTGAAGATTTTGGCGATAGAGATGAGATTGAAGACATGATTGAACAAGGGGACTTTAGGGACTTTGAGAGGGACATTGATGACGATGAGACATTGGACGGTAGTCAACCTGATGCATACAATGTTCTTAGTGTCCAAAACATTACAGACACAATCCCTGTGTACTCACCACCTGCCTTGTCATTTTCTGAAAATACTttggaaaatttatttgatcCTTCACATATTGAGACACCATTTGTGTCTAGTTGGAGAGAGGGGATGAATTTGTGCAAAGACTTGACTTTTGCCAATAAAATGGAGGTGCAACGCATATTAACAAAGTGTGCcctcaaggaaaacaaacattttatcATCAGTAGGTCAACCACGACAAAACTTTGTGCGAAATGCGTTGATGAGTCATGCACGTGGTATGTCTGCGTAGTCATGAAGCCCAAGTTCCACAATCTATGGATGGTCACCGTGTACAAGGGTCCTCACACGTGTATATGGACTGGGGTGCGAAATGATGGTAGAATGATGAGTTGTAAATTTATTGCAGATGACATCCTTAAGAAGTTATGTGAGGATCACACTACCCCAATTAAGCATCTCAGATCTATGATAGAGTCGAAATATGAGGGACAAAAGCCTTCTTACTACAAGGTGTGGGATGCGAAAGAAAAGGCGATTGAGAAGATGTTTGGAAATTGGGAagagtcttaccaaaggttgcAGAAGTTGCTAATGGCATATATTGATCAGGATCCGACTACGCAGGTGTTCTATCGTACCATATCCACCGGTGAAGATGACACagtatttttgaattatgtgtTTTGGTCTTTCGGTCCAAGCATTGATGGATTCAAATATTGCAAGCCGGTTATCAGTATTGATGGGACCCATCTGTATGGTAAATATCAGGGAAAGTTGTTGGTTGCAATGGCAACCGACGCTAACAACAAGGTATTCCCTCTTGCCTTTGCTATTGTGGATTCTGAGTCAGGGTCTAGTTGGAGGTGGTTTTTACAATGCCTCAGAGATGCGATTGGCCGCGTGATACCGGACGAAGGCATTTGCGTAATTTCTGACCGACATCTCGGTATCAAAAATGCCATTGCAAACTGGCCTAGAAGGGATGATGGAAGAGCACTGGTATTTCATagatattgccttcgacatgttgctagcaactttAACACACATTTTCAGAACTCGACTCTGAAGTCAGCGGCGTTGAAAGCCGGATATGCTAGTCAGGCAGTGAAATTTACCTCCATAATGGAGACCATTAAGCAGGCGGAAATTGAGGCCATTAGAAATAAGAAGAAGTTGACGGGGAAGGATGGCAAGgaaaagaatcaagattatcTTCCATACACATACCTAATGAGCGAGTCTGTGGATATGTGGACccagtcacatgatggtggGAGACGCTttggggcaatgacaaccaatataTCAGAGTGCTTCAATGGTGTATTGAAAGGTGCACGGGGCCTTCCTATTGCCGCGTTGGTTGAGTTCACTTGGAACAAACTTGTCAGTTATTTCCACGACCGTCGCAAAGAATACCTTTTTGAGTTCTCAGAGGGTAAGAAATGGAGTAAATATGCCTTCTCCAAGTGGGATGAGAATAAGAGTAAATCTGAGAAACATTATCTCAAGCCATTTAGCAATGAAGAGCTGATATTTCAAATAGTTACCCAACTCAACACGTGTAGTGCAGGAGGGGGAAACCACAGTTATGAAGTTCGGTTACAGGAAAGAACATGCAGTTGTGGGAAATGGCAAAACATAGGGATCCCGTGTTCACATGCAATCAGAGTATGTGactatttaaatattgattCGACCACATATATTCACCCGTGTTATGGTTTGAACAATGCCATTAACACTTATGAGCATGCATTTGTGATTCCTAAGTCTCCGGGCTTATGGAGGGATCCCATAGGGCCAAAGTGGTTGCCTAATCCAGCATTGTTGCGGGCCAAAGGTCGACCAGTGAAGTCGAGAATAAGGAATGAGATGGATGGAGTGAGGAATAAGGAGTGA